In Campylobacter sp. MG1, the genomic window TCAAGCTAATACTAAAAATATAATGAACCATCAAACTAATATAATAATCCACACTCCAAGACATTAAAGGTAGTTTATAAATCATATATCTTTTTGCGACAGGCATTTGCAAAATACCACTAAAAATCAACGCAAAAACACTAATCATTATTCCTAAATGAGTTATTTGATTAAATATACTTTGTCTTTTAATTTTCATTTTTTTCCTTAGTAAAACACCTGCTAAAACACCTGCAATCGGGCTTAATAAAACACTTTTAATAATTTTGTCATTACTGGTTATTTTGTTATTTACATCTACTTTCATATGTGCTATTCCTTGAGTGTTGTTTGCGTGTTTTTTGTTTATTGCTTCTTGAATTTTTTCAAATGAAATCGGCGATACATAAAAAGTTGCAGTTCCGCCGTTTTGTTTATCTCCGTAAATATATGTGCCATCATCTTTAGCTAAATCTTTATATTCTTGTGCCTTTTTTAGGGCTAGTAATTTTATTTTTTCCTTATTTGCATATATCATTGCGTTTTTAGGACAAGCACTCACACAAGTAGGAATGCTAATATCAGCACATAAATCGCATTTATACATAACTCCACCACCTGCTAATTTAGGTGCTATTTTAAGATAAGCCCCAACTCCTGCTTGTCGTTGTGGTATGTGCCAAGGGCAAACATCTTTACATTTTGCTCCACCAAAACAAACATTAGGGTTAATCTTAACTGCTGAATTATCTTTGCTAATTGCTCCAAAAGGGCATATTTTAAGGCAAGTTGGGTCATCACAATGCATACAATGTCTTGGGATATTTATATTTTTATCATCTATGTTTAATTTTTCAACATAGATGAAATTATAAGGATTTAGCCTATTAATCTCATCTTTTTTGTCTTGATAATCTTCGTAAAATTTTTGTGGATAATAATTTGGTATTTCGCTAATTGGTTTAGGAAAAACATCTTTATTTTTTACTTTACAAGCACTTACGCATAAAGGTGTTGCTAAATTAGCACAGCCATCGCAAAGGCTTAAATCAATTAGTTTTGCCATTTTTTCTTGATTGGTATTCGCAAAAACCTTGCTTACACTAGCAATTCCTGCGATTTTTAAAAAATTCCTTCTATTTAAACTCATAATATTCCTTTTTTTGATAAAGTATAAGAGTTTTTAAAAATTATGTATGTGATAAAGTTACAATGAAAAAGATTGAAGATTTTTTAAATTCTATATTTACAAATAATGAGCTAATTAAAAAATGTTTAGAAAAAGGTCTTTTTAAGACTTATAAAAAAGGTGATGATTTATGGGATTGTCAAGGGCTTATATTTATAATTGATGGAAGTATTAAGATATTTATTGATAATGGCATTAGAAAGATTGATATTTTTAATTTATCAAATGATGAATATTGCTTATTATCA contains:
- a CDS encoding cytochrome b/b6 domain-containing protein, with product MSLNRRNFLKIAGIASVSKVFANTNQEKMAKLIDLSLCDGCANLATPLCVSACKVKNKDVFPKPISEIPNYYPQKFYEDYQDKKDEINRLNPYNFIYVEKLNIDDKNINIPRHCMHCDDPTCLKICPFGAISKDNSAVKINPNVCFGGAKCKDVCPWHIPQRQAGVGAYLKIAPKLAGGGVMYKCDLCADISIPTCVSACPKNAMIYANKEKIKLLALKKAQEYKDLAKDDGTYIYGDKQNGGTATFYVSPISFEKIQEAINKKHANNTQGIAHMKVDVNNKITSNDKIIKSVLLSPIAGVLAGVLLRKKMKIKRQSIFNQITHLGIMISVFALIFSGILQMPVAKRYMIYKLPLMSWSVDYYISLMVHYIFSISLIFFVFLHITYYILRKDFSILPKKGDIKKSIKLIYAIIFNKEEEPCEKYLPEQRLAYLGLVIIMAVLIITGLIKTYKNLAGISISENSIFLVALLHNIGMFLMIFWIFIHLFAFVFETNRALLGAMFGGKIDAKYVLKRHKLWHEGVKAAKKVLNML